The proteins below are encoded in one region of Anoplopoma fimbria isolate UVic2021 breed Golden Eagle Sablefish chromosome 19, Afim_UVic_2022, whole genome shotgun sequence:
- the LOC129108882 gene encoding protein FAM180A-like, giving the protein MLPWRMAVVGLFYCCIRAGVTQHQTTELFPGVSKIKRGATNMVNPTFHNSFDDVHLLFEILLTGINFEASGEFSVQDAELASLRKTRNLEVICEEIIPKKLSDVFRLITDLSHHIGHLHQDDFERTLLTLVYTAQGMVNSSTENQRSMWAESFVSLYKVLKQDLTEKN; this is encoded by the exons ATGCTGCCCTGGAGGATGGCCGTCGTTGGTCTTTTCTACTGCTGCATCAGAGCAGGTGTCACGCAACATCAGACTACAG AATTATTCCCAGGTGTAAGCAAAATCAAAAGAGGGGCGACAAATATGGTGAACCCCACCTTCCACAACTCCTTTGATGACGTTCATCTATTATTTGAG ATCCTGCTGACTGGCATCAACTTTGAGGCAAGTGGAGAGTTTTCAGTCCAAGATGCTGAGCTGGCTTCCCTCCGCAAGACAAGAAACCTGGAAGTCATCTGTGAGGAGATCATTCCCAAGAAGCTATCAGACGTATTTAGGCTCATCACTGACCTTTCACACCACATTGGTCACCTGCATCAGGACGATTTTGAGCGCACCCTGTTGACCTTGGTGTACACCGCCCAGGGGATGGTCAATTCCTCGACTGAAAACCAACGAAGCATGTGGGCCGAGTCTTTTGTTAGTTTGTACAAAGTCCTCAAGCAGGATCTGACAGAGAAAAACTAA
- the slc23a4 gene encoding xan_ur_permease domain-containing protein — translation MAPGKDSNGLDNYAFALEGRFCDLPDTERGEEMDSSMEGDSNKLAYCVTDVPPWYLCIILGIQHCLTAFGGIIAIPLILSQGLCLQFDGLTQSHLISTIFFVSGICTLLQVTFGIRLPILQGGTFTLLAPSMAMLSMPEWTCPAWTQNASLVNTSSTEFIEVWQSRMRALQGSIMVGSLFQVFVGFSGLIGLFMRFIGPLTIAPTISLIGLSLFDSAGTSAGNHWGISSMTTALIILFSQYLRHIPVPFPTFSKEKKLHTSRVYIFQILPVLLGITLSWLICYILTTYNVFPTDPDQYGFLARTDLKGDVLSQAPWISFPYPGQWGMPTVSLAGVVGILAGVISSMIESVGDYHACARLSGAPPPPKHAINRGIGIEGLGCLLAGAWGTGNGTTSYSENVGALGITKVGSRMVIVASGFLMVAMGVFGKVAAIFTTIPTPVVGGMFMVMFGVIAAAGVSNLQYANMNSSRNIFIFGFSMFSGLVIPNWIFKNPKAIATGFVELDHVLLVLLTTSMFVGGFLGFFLDNTIPGSKHERGILAWNKALEDESSSTLDIGEVYNIPFGISSYLSSSSWLRYVPFCPPGEPSSLDGCTADTNALEPKQQLGHPEPSHIIIGVAL, via the exons ATGGCTCCAGGAAAGGACAGTAATGGTCTTGACAACTATGCATTTGCA CTTGAGGGACGCTTTTGTGATCTACCTGACACAGAACGTGGAGAAGAAATGGACTCGTCCATGGAGGGGGACAGCAACAAACTAGCATATTGTGTGACAGATGTACCTCCCTGGTACCTGTGCATCATCCTAGGCATCCAG CACTGTTTGACGGCATTTGGGGGAATCATCGCCATCCCGTTAATCCTGTCTCAGGGGTTGTGTCTGCAGTTTGATGGCCTCACACAGagccacctcatcagcaccatcttCTTCGTCTCTGGTATTTGCACTCTGTTGCAAGTGACCTTTGGCATTAG ACTTCCCATTCTCCAAGGTGGTACATTCACATTGCTGGCTCCTTCCATGGCAATGCTGTCCATGCCAGAGTGGACATGTCCTGCTTGGACCCAAAATGCCAGCCTCgtcaacacctcctccacagagtTCATAGAGGTGTGGCAGAGTCGAATGAGAGCA CTACAGGGGTCCATTATGGTGGGCTCACTCTTCCAGGTGTTTGTCGGTTTCTCCGGCCTCATCGGCCTCTTCATGCGCTTCATTGGACCTCTCACCATCGCTCCCACCATCTCTCTCATTGGACTATCTCTGTTTGACTCAGCTGGTACCAGTGCTGGCAACCACTGGGGCATATCAAGCAT GACCACGGCCCTGATCATCCTGTTCTCACAGTACCTCCGTCACATACCTGTGCCCTTTCCTACGTTCAGCAAGGAGAAAAAGCTGCACACCTCCCGTGTCTACATCTTTCAGATTCTCCCT GTTCTGCTTGGAATAACTTTGTCTTGGCTCATTTGCTACATTTTGACAACCTACAATGTGTTTCCTACTGACCCAGACCAGTACGGCTTCCTGGCCCGTACTGACCTAAAAGGAGATGTTTTGAGCCAAGCTCCCTGGATCAGTTTTCCGTACCCAG GTCAGTGGGGGATGCCGACTGTGAGCCTGGCAGGGGTGGTTGGCATATTGGCTGGTGTGATTTCCTCCATGATAGAGTCTGTAGGAGATTACCACGCTTGTGCCAGGCTCTCTGGGGCTCCGCCTCCTCCTAAACATGCTATAAACAGAGGTATTGGTATTGAGGGACTGGGCTGTTTGCTGGCTGGAGCCTGGGGTACAGGAAATGGTACCACTTCATACAGCGAGAATGTTGGAGCCCTCGGTATTACAAAG gtTGGCAGTCGCATGGTGATTGTTGCCAGCGGATTCTTAATGGTTGCCATGGGTGTGTTTGGTAAAGTGGCTGCCATATTCACCACTATCCCAACACCTGTGGTTGGAGGGATGTTCATGGTTATGTTTGGCGTGATCGCTGCAGCAGGAGTTTCTAATCTGCAG TATGCCAATATGAATTCTTCTCGAAACATCTTCATTTTTGGCTTCTCCATGTTCTCTGGTCTGGTTATTCCTAACTGGATATTTAAGAATCCCAAAGCTATTGCCACAG gtttcGTTGAACTGGACCATGTGCTGCTGGTACTTCTGACAACCAGTATGTTTGTAGGAGGTTTCCTTGGCTTCTTTCTGGACAACACAATtccag GATCAAAGCATGAACGAGGCATCCTGGCGTGGAACAAAGCTCTCGAGGATGAGTCCAGCAGCACGCTGGATATCGGAGAAGTCTACAACATTCCCTTTGGAATCAGCTCTTacttgtcttcctcctcctggctCCGATACGTACCTTTCTGTCCTCCTGGTGAGCCCAGCTCCCTGGATGGATGCACAGCAGATACTAATGCCCTGGAGCCTAAGCAGCAACTTGGACATCCGGAGCCTTCACATATCATTATTGGAGTTGCTCTGTGA